From a region of the Arachis ipaensis cultivar K30076 chromosome B09, Araip1.1, whole genome shotgun sequence genome:
- the LOC110266755 gene encoding uncharacterized protein LOC110266755, translating into MTTTTTTITSPTTTNTRRARVRCDAANAMGDGTWGSLGAGDGESWCSDGDGEGGNDGNINRLNEMSHYARAADFERPRLLLPQRVSHTLPPPDAIVPYLAEAGFGDTVPLKDFTFDNSLISALVERWRSEMHTFHLPWGEVTITLQDVVYHLDLRAHGNPVGGVPS; encoded by the exons AtgactaccaccaccaccaccatcacctcTCCGACGACGACAAACACGAGGAGGGCGAGGGTCAGGTGCGACGCTGCGAATGCGATGGGTGACGGTACGTGGGGGAGTCTCGGTGCTGGCGATGGGGAGTCGTGGTGCAGCGATGGCGATGGTGAGG GCGGGAACGATGGGAACATCAACAGACTAAACGAGATGTCGCATTACGCCAGGGCGGCCGACTTCGAG AGGCCTCGCCTTCTACTGCCCCAGCGAGTTAGCCATACCCTTCCTCCACCGGACGCCATCGTCCCGTATCTGGCTGAGGCCGGATTCGGTGACACGGTGCCCCTCAAGGACTTCACATTTGACAATTCCCTGATTTCGGCACTCGTTGAGCGATGGCGTTCGGAGATGCACACGTTTCATCTTCCGTGGGGTGAGGTCACTATCACCCTGCAAGACGTGGTGTACCACCTAGACCTACGTGCACACGGGAACCCCGTTGGGGGGGTGCCTTCGTGA